Genomic DNA from Solanum pennellii chromosome 3, SPENNV200:
TCAAAACTAAATTGGTTTCTTCACATCTTGCTAAGACTCTATCAAGATTTATCAAGCATACCTCAAAGGACTCACCAAATACTAAGAAGCCATCTATAAATACTTCCACAAAATCTTCCACCATATCGTGAAAGATTGCCATCATATATCTCTGAAAAGTGGCTGGAGCATTACATTACCTGAATGGCATGCATTTGAAGGCATAGGTACCATAAGGTCATGTGAATGTTGCCTTCTATTGTTCATCTGGTGCAATTACGATCTGGTTATACCCTGAGTATTCGGCAAGAAAGCAATTATATTCCTGACCTGCCAATCTGTCCAATATTTTGTCAATGAAAGGAACTGGATAATGATCCTTTCTGGTGGATTCATTTAACTTCCTATAGTCCATGCATATTCTCCACCATGTTACCGTTCTTGTTGGGATCAATTTATTTCTACCGCTGGTTATTACAGTCATTCCACCTTTATTAGGCACACACTACACCGGACTTACCTATTTACTATACGATATTTGATACACTATCCCTGCATCTAACCACTTGATTACCTCTTTCAGAACCACATCCTTTATTAAAGGATTTATTCTTCGCTGTTGTGGAGCACCTGCTTTGTATCCTTCCTCCATGTATATCTTACGTATACATAAAGTTGGACTTATACCTTGGATATCTGACTCTGCCACCCTATTGTTGCTTTGCGcttttttagaatcaaaaaCGCTGCTTCCACCTGTTCATCTGATAATGTTGCAGACAAAATAACAGGTAAAGTATCATTTACACCTAAAAATACATACCTTCGATGTGCTGGAAGGTCTTCAACTCTAATTTAGGAGTTTCTTCAATTGAGGGATTAGGTGGGGGCCCTAACACTCTGTTCAATGACTCCCATCTTCTTCCCAATTTTTCAATCACAGTCAAGTCTAACATCTGCACAATTTCATGTGCCTCAGCATCTCTATAGATCTCATCACCCCTCATTACTCGTTCAAAAGGGTCTTTAGCCAAGATGTGTTTACCATCTACCTCCAGATCTACCACAGGTGATGGCAGATAACTCCTCATACAACGGTGGCATTTTTAAGGTTCTACATACATCAAAATCCTCTACCTTATCGTGAGCCCTCATAGTAAATTGACTAGCAACTACATCAATCATTGCCTTCCCAGTAGCTAAGAATGGGCAACCTAATATAAATGGAACCTCAGGACCTGGCTCAAAGTTTAATACTACAAAATTCACCGGAAAAATCAAAGATCCCACTTGCACTAGAACATCTTCTACAACTCCCTCGGGTCTGGCTACTGATCTATCAGCCAATTGTAAAATAACAGTAGTTGGCTTAGGACTACCCAAACTTAGTTTCTTATACAATGAAGTTGGTATTAAATTAATGCTAGCCCTTAAATCGCACAAACCTCGCGCATGGATACTCTGGCCGATGGTAATTTGTCTCGTAAAGCACCCCGAATCTTTCAGCTTCATGAGTAACTTGTTCTTAATTTTGGAGGTACACTCTTCAGTGAGTGTAATTGTCTCATATTCAGTCAATCTCCTTTTATTTGCTACAATTTCTTTGACATATTTTGCATACCTGGTTATACCTTGCAAAACATCTACCAAAGGCAAGTTAATATGAACTTGTTTCAACAAAGATAGAAACTTACCAAAGCATTCATCctcctttttcttcttgaacTTCTGAGGGAGTGGAAGAGGTGGTCTTACTATTGGTTGCACCTTTCCGCAGGTGCAACTTCTTCCTTGTTATGGGGTTCACCCTCTCTACTCACCACTTAGATAATGTTTTTCTTCAGAGATAATTCCTCCAATTGTAGCCCACTACGGGTACTCACAGCATTGACCTGTTTAGGATTTGGATTTGTGTTGCCAGGCAACCCCCTTGTTGTCTAGAATTTTGAGCACTAGTCAATTGCCCAAATTGCTTTTCCAAATTTTGGTTAGCTAACTGATTATTTCTCACATCATCCGTTAACTGAGCTTGGACTTCCATGATTTTCTTTAACATCTCTTCGACACTCATATTCCCAGATTGTGGCTTAGGTTTCTCTCTTTGCATCTGCCCTTGATATCCTTGGGGGTTACCCTGAGGTCTGTACTGATTCTGACCTTGAACTTGATTTTGATTTCCTCCCCAAGAGAATTTTGGGTGATTTCAATAACTCGGGTTGTAGGTGTTCCCATAATTTTTTTGGCCTCCCTTTCTTTGCGCATTACCCACAAAATTTACCGACTCTGGATTTGCAACACAAGTATCTTCATATTATCACTCCCATCGCAAATCTCACACCAAGTAGGGGTTTGCTGGACTGCGTTAACTTGAGAAGTCTGTTGTCCCAATGTTGTGTTACTCAAGTGAGTATTCATCATATTCTGCATGGCTGAAATTGAGCAGTTAAAGCTATCACAACATCAATCTCTAATACTCCTACGGTTTTATGTACCACTGGCTTTAACCCACTACCTTTCCACTCTGGATTAACTTGAGATATCCTATTCAGCAAGGTGTACAGCTCTGCATAAGTCTTCTCTAATGCTTGTCCACCTGCAGCTGAATCAAGCAGAATCTTGGTGTTAGGATCTAAGCCCTCAATGAAAGTATGCAGTAGCACTTATTttcttgatgatgatgagggAAACTCATCAACATTGATTTAATCCTGTCCCAAGCTTGGTATAGATTTTCACCACAATTCTGTTGAAAGCTGAGAATGTCACTTCTTAATTTGGCGGTCTTCCTAGAGAGGAAGAATCTAATGAGGAATTTATGGGAAAGATCATCCCAAGTAGTGATTGAGTTTGCGGGCTCTGAATTTAACCATCTTTTTGGTTCCCCCAACAGAGAAAAGGGGAATAAGATAAGCCTCACATAATCTTTATTTACTCTAGTTGGAGTATATGTGTAAGTGATCTCTAGAAAGTTGTGAATGTGAACTGTGGGATCCTCATGACAGAGACCAGTAAACTGTTCATTTGAGTGCAAGAACTGCACCATGCTCTATTTCGATTCAAATCTTCCACCAGCCTCAGGTTTCTAACTACAAGAAGTAACATTGGTGGGTCATGGGACTGCCACATCTCTAACTCTCATTTTATTAGAGCCATTGTTTCAGGTGTCAACTCTCGTTCTTCAGATTTGTGAACTGGAGTTAATGATTCCTGAAACTCTAAAGGAATTGAATGTTCGGCTTGTCTCAGTTTCCTATGTATGAAACTTTCAGGTTTTGAGAGCGGTGACAACAGTTCATGATCGTCGTCCAGTTTTGGAGTATCAAAACACCTGCAGTAATGAAACACTAAGATCAAGTTGTCAACACTTGTGATTAgcttttagaaatagaaaaattaaatatcttcTAATTACTGAAGTCCCCGGCAGCGACGCCAAAAACTTGTTGTGATCAAATTACACATGCAAGTGCACGTGATCGTACAAGTAATATAATGGCTCTTAATAAGGAGTCGGGTATCGTACCCGTGGGAACTACCAAGTTGACTATTTATTTTTCCAATTCTTAACTCAAAGTGTAATGTCTAGATTTTATAAAGAGTATTACTAAATTTTATGTCTAACTAAAACAGTGATTCAATTTCTTAACTTGCAAACAATATTATAGGCAAAATCCAGGACTGCGGCTTTTATCAGGACTCATGAACTTTCTATCATCTAATGAAGGTTGTCTTGAAATTATCTCATCGCTGAACCACAGGGTTAGATGTATGATCATGGTCTGTCGACCTTTAATCGTCTACAACATTTACAACCTTAACTACATCGTTAAGCGGGGATAAGATGAATAAAAGTTGAGAATTAAGTTATCTTCCTGCATGATGATCGTAAGGTCTCTACGCATATCTCTATACTAGAAACGAATTAACCCTAGCTATTTAGAGTCAACCAAACTTCATACTTTCCATGTACTATCCTCTTATTCCTCTATCGTGTTCAATTCGGATAATAGATTTATTTCTATGGTGGCCAATCATCAAATACAACAAGCAAGAAAGTAAGCACGAATCATAGATAACTCTTAGTAAAACCCTTAGCAAATTAAGCAAACTTCATTCATCATGTAGCCACAGCCCTAGAACTAGGATAATTAGCTACTCATAATCTTCAAAATGATATTCGAAATTGTCAAAATCATTCCAAAGAAttacaagaaaagaagaatagaTAGTAACGCTAAGAATTTCAAATTCTCCACCTTGATGACTTGCCTTCAAAATTTCGAAAAAAAAGAACCCTCAGCAAATTACATTAAGGCCCTATTTGTAATAAATTCTGGATTTCCAATTTTGGGCTCTACATCACCCAACGAGGGGCTGACATGAGGTGCACTGCTTTGCGATTTATTTTCAACTGAGATTTAGCA
This window encodes:
- the LOC107013229 gene encoding uncharacterized protein LOC107013229, translated to MQREKPKPQSGNMSVEEMLKKIMEVQAQLTDDVRNNQLANQNLEKQFGQLTSAQNSRQQGGCLATQIQILNRSMLYAKYVKEIVANKRRLTEYETITLTEECTSKIKNKLLMKLKDSGCFTRQITIGQSIHARGLCDLRASINLIPTSLYKKLSLGSPKPTTVILQLADRSVARPEGVVEDVLVQVGSLIFPVNFVVLNFEPGPEVPFILGCPFLATGKAMIDVVASQFTMRAHDKVEDFDVCRTLKMPPLYEELSAITCGRSGGRW